The Niallia alba genome includes a window with the following:
- a CDS encoding class I SAM-dependent methyltransferase: protein MSEHYYSRTQNVNSDPNYWNFTLKGNTIRFKTDNGVFSKREVDFGSRLLIESYTFPNLDGDILDVGCGYGPIGLSIAKEAPDRMVHMVDVNLRAIELAQENARQNGVGNIQIYESDRLLGVKGEKFASILTNPPIRAGKKVVHDILEQSYERLAANGELWVVIQKKQGAPSAIAKLEAFFKEVNVVEKKKGYFIIQAKKID from the coding sequence ATGTCAGAACATTATTATTCCCGAACCCAGAATGTAAATAGCGATCCAAATTACTGGAATTTTACGCTCAAAGGCAATACAATACGTTTTAAAACAGATAATGGGGTTTTTTCCAAAAGAGAAGTAGATTTTGGTTCTAGACTATTAATAGAATCTTATACATTTCCGAACCTAGATGGAGATATATTGGATGTAGGTTGTGGTTATGGTCCAATAGGTCTTTCTATTGCAAAGGAAGCTCCAGATAGAATGGTTCATATGGTAGATGTCAACTTACGTGCTATTGAATTGGCTCAAGAAAATGCGCGGCAAAATGGCGTTGGAAATATTCAAATCTATGAAAGTGATCGACTTCTTGGTGTGAAAGGTGAGAAGTTTGCTTCCATTTTAACGAATCCGCCGATTAGAGCAGGAAAGAAAGTTGTACATGATATTCTTGAGCAAAGTTATGAACGTTTAGCTGCAAATGGTGAACTTTGGGTTGTGATTCAAAAGAAACAAGGAGCCCCGTCTGCTATTGCGAAATTAGAAGCGTTTTTTAAAGAAGTAAATGTAGTAGAAAAGAAAAAAGGGTATTTTATAATTCAAGCAAAAAAGATTGACTAG